The genomic stretch GCGCGGCGCGCGCGGCGCGGGCCGACTCCTCGATGTTCCCGAGGCGGCGGTGGATCTCCTCCGCCGCGCGGTGGCTGCGCGCGACGAGGTCCGGGGCGCCGGCGGCGCGCGCCAAGGTCCGCGCCTCGACCAGCAGGCGCAGCGCGGCGGCGGCCCGGCGTCCGTCGGCCAAGGCGCGCGCCGCGGCCAGCAGCGCCTCGGCGCGGATGGTGCGGTCGGGGGAGAGGGCGGCGCGCGCCGCGAGCCGGCGCGCCTCCTCGGGGCGTCCGAGCCGGCGCAGCGCCTCGGCCCTGGCGAGGCCCCCGACGAGCTCGAGCGGCCCGTCGGCGGCGTCTTCGGCGGCCCCCAGCGCCGACTCGGCCTCCCGGGCGTCGTCCCCCTCGCCGGCGAGGAGGGCCAGCGCCTCGATCAAGCGCGCGGGGCGCGGCGCGCGCTCCGCGGCGGCCCGCGCGAGGGCGGCGGCGAGCCCCGGCTTCCGCGCTCCGAGCTGCGCGGCGGCGAGCAGGAGCCCCAGCGCCGGCTCGGCGCGCTTGAGCGGGCCGATGGCGAGCTGCAGCGCCTGCGCGCAGGCCGACCAGCGCCCGAGCGCCGCCTCGGCCTCGGCCCACGCCTCGAGCGTCGGGCGCGGCAGCGGCCTGACGCTCGTCCGCGCCGCGGCGCGGAAGGCGCGGGCGGCGGCGTCGGGGTCGGCGGCGGCGAGCGCCTCGAAGCCGCGCCGCTCGAGCGCCGGCGCGTCGTCGCCCTTCTTGTCGAACAACGCCGCCAGCCCGTCCACGACCGCCCCGGGCGGCTCGCCGACGGCGCGCATCAGGCAGAGAAAGCGGGGGAGGGCGAGGTCCGCCTGGCCGTTCTCGACCCGCGAGAGATGGGAGCGGGTGATCCGCATCCCCTCGGCGTCGCTCGCCTGCTCGACGTCGTCGAGCGAGAGGCGCCCCTCGCGGCGCACTTGTTGGAGGGCGCGCCCCACGGCGCGCCGAAGCTCGATCCTGCTGGCGGTCATCGCGGTTTTCCTCCCCCCGCGGCGGACACGGCGTTGCGGGAACGGGCGGAAGGTGACGCCGGCCGGCGCGGCCGCCAACCGGCCCCCGGGGCGGCGGCCGTCCGGCCCCGTTCGCGGCGCGGGACGAGGCGGCGCGGGCGCGGGAACTGTGTCCCCGCGGGCCGTCCCGGCGCGCGGCGAACCGATCCGCCGCACGACGGACGGGCGCGGCGGAACGCGCGCGGCCCGAAAAGAAAAGGCCGGGCGCGGGGCCCGGCCTTTCCGTGGTCTTCGACGAAGGCTCGATCAGAGCGGGCGGAACTTGGCGGTGAAGTGACGCAGGAACGGCGGCTGCTCGACGATCTCGACGCCGCGCAGTTCCTTGCGGCGCGCCGCGACCTCGCCGATCGCCTCGACGACGTAGTCCATGTGGGACTGCGTGTAGACGCGCCGAGGGATCGCCAGGCGGACGAGCTCCATCGGCGCCGGGATCTCCTCGCCCTTCTCGTTCTTCGCGGCGAACATCACCGAGCCGATCTCGCAGGCCCGGATCCCGCCGACGCGGAAGATCTCGATCGAGAGGGACTGGCCGGGGAACTGCAGCGCCGGGATGTGCGGCAGCATCGCCTTGGCGTCGATGAAGACGGCGTGGCCGCCGGGGGGCTCGACGAGCGGCACCGCCGCCTTGCGCAGCCCGGCCGCGAGGTACTCGGTCGAGGCGATGCGGTAGCGGAGGTAGTCCTCTTCGAGCGCTTCCTCGAGGCCGACGGCGATCGCGTCGAGGTCCCGTCCGGCGAGGCCGCCGTAGGTGAGGAACCCTTCGCCGAGGATCAGCGGGTTGACGAGCTGCGAGTAGAGCTCCTCGTCGTTCAGCGCGATGAACCCGCCCATGTTGGCGATGCCGTCCTTCTTGCACGACATCGTGGCCCCGTCGGCCAGCGAGAACATCTCCTGCGCGATGGCGCGCGGCGTGCGGTTGGCCTGTCCCTCTTCCCGCGTCTTGATGAACCAGGCGTTCTCGGCGAAGCGGCAGGCGTCGATGAAGAACGGGATGCGGTGCTTGCGGCAGACCGCGCTGACCTCGCGCAGGTTGGCGAGGCTGACCGGCTGGCCGCCGCCGCTGTTGTTGGTGACGGTGATCATCACCACCGGGATGTTCTCCCGGCCGACTTCGGCGATCAGCTTCTCCAGCGCCGCGACGTCCATGTTTCCCTTGAACGGCGCGACGAGCTCCGGCCGGCGCCCTTCGGCGCAGACGAGGTCCACGGCCTTGGCGCCGCGGGCCTCGATGTTGGCGCGGGTCGTGTCGAAGTGGGTGTTCGACGGGATCACCGAGCCGGGCTTGGCGATCGTGCCGAACAGAATCCGCTCCGCGGCGCGGCCCTGGTGCGTCGGGACGACGCGCTTGAAGCCGGTGATGCCGCGGACCGCCGCCTCGAACCGCTCCCAGGAGAGCGCTCCGGCGTACGACTCGTCGCCCTGCATCACCGCGGCCCACTGGGCGGCGCTCATCGCGCC from bacterium encodes the following:
- a CDS encoding tryptophanase, whose translation is MKTIIEPFRIKSVEPIGMSTPEEREEALIRSHYNLFMVPAREITIDLLTDSGTGAMSAAQWAAVMQGDESYAGALSWERFEAAVRGITGFKRVVPTHQGRAAERILFGTIAKPGSVIPSNTHFDTTRANIEARGAKAVDLVCAEGRRPELVAPFKGNMDVAALEKLIAEVGRENIPVVMITVTNNSGGGQPVSLANLREVSAVCRKHRIPFFIDACRFAENAWFIKTREEGQANRTPRAIAQEMFSLADGATMSCKKDGIANMGGFIALNDEELYSQLVNPLILGEGFLTYGGLAGRDLDAIAVGLEEALEEDYLRYRIASTEYLAAGLRKAAVPLVEPPGGHAVFIDAKAMLPHIPALQFPGQSLSIEIFRVGGIRACEIGSVMFAAKNEKGEEIPAPMELVRLAIPRRVYTQSHMDYVVEAIGEVAARRKELRGVEIVEQPPFLRHFTAKFRPL
- a CDS encoding helix-turn-helix domain-containing protein — encoded protein: MTASRIELRRAVGRALQQVRREGRLSLDDVEQASDAEGMRITRSHLSRVENGQADLALPRFLCLMRAVGEPPGAVVDGLAALFDKKGDDAPALERRGFEALAAADPDAAARAFRAAARTSVRPLPRPTLEAWAEAEAALGRWSACAQALQLAIGPLKRAEPALGLLLAAAQLGARKPGLAAALARAAAERAPRPARLIEALALLAGEGDDAREAESALGAAEDAADGPLELVGGLARAEALRRLGRPEEARRLAARAALSPDRTIRAEALLAAARALADGRRAAAALRLLVEARTLARAAGAPDLVARSHRAAEEIHRRLGNIEESARAARAARAVSRRNLADGRAPAELPLASLYRVLAGREHRPT